The Oceanispirochaeta sp. nucleotide sequence ATCTTCCAGGCAGGGGTTCTGGATATTGCTAGAAAGGTGCCTTCTCTGTTCAATCCACTCATCGGTATTCTGGCTGATAAAATCTATGTACGCTATTTTATTATTATTGCCCCGGTGGTGACAACAGTGATTATGAGCCTTTTGGGCTTGTCTCCCAACTATGTTGTTTTATTACTTCTTGTCTTTGTTTCCGGGATTGCCTCTGCTTTTTTTCATGTCCCCAGCCCGGCGCTGATCAAATCTTTATCCCATAATCAGGTGGGGCGGGGTATGAGTTATTATATGCTGGGAGGTGAGTTCGCCAGAACTCTGGGGCCCCTTGTCATTCTGGGTGCTGTTTCCGTCTGGGGATTGGAAGGAACTTATAAATTGATACCCTTCGGTTTGCTGGCCTCGGTTATACTCTTTGTTAGGCTCAGAAATATCACTGCTGAAAAAAGGGAGAATAAAGAGGAATACAGTGGAATCAAGGAGACTTTGATTCAGTTGGTTCCCTTCTTTCTTTCTATTGCGGGTATGATTTTTTTCAGAGCCGCGATGAAATCCGCTCTGACCATCTATCTCCCTACATACTTAACGAGTAAAGGTTCCTCACTCTGGCTGGCGGGAATATCACTTTCGGCTTTACAGCTTTCAGGAGCAGTGGGAACATATTTTGCCGGCATTCTCTCCGATAAAATTGGCAGAAAAAATGTGCTCCTCTATGTTGCCATTGTCAATCCTGTTCTTATGTGGCTCCTTGTCACTCTACAGGGTGTATATCTGATTCCCATATTGATTATTTCCGGTTTCTTTCTGTTTGCACCAGGACCTGTTCTCCTGGCTCTTGTTCATGATATCGATACAAAACACGGCTCCATGATAAATGGTATTTATATGTCCCTGGATTTTTTATTCGGTTCTCTCATGGTTCTGCTTGTCGGTTATTCTGCTGATAAACTGGGAATGGACCTTACATATAAATTGACGGCCTATGTTTCTTTAGGATCCATTCCCTTTATATTGTTTTTGAAATCAACAAAAAAAACTCTAACTTCCCAGGATCGATAGAGGGCGGGATCAACCCTGAGCCAAGTCCATCAGTTCTTCAATTCCCGGAATCAGGGATTCCACATAATGCTGCAGATCGGGTATCTGCTTTTGGGGAAAGCGGAAACCGATGGCCCCCGGGTGACCTCCGCCATTTTCGATGCCGAACTTTTTAAGGATCAGCCTGAGATCCAGATCCTTATAGGATTGGCTCCGCCGGATGCGTAACTGGATAAGATCAGAATCCTTTTTGTCGTCATAATAGGCCACCAGGCTGAGCAAGCGGCTGGTCTCCGCCAGAGAATCAGCGGTGTACCGGGCCACAGTTACGATGGTTTCATGATCAAAGTTCTCTCTCATCCGTGTTATCACATCCCTGGGAATGATCACCGTACCGATTTTGGGGGAGATCTCCACCTTTTGTTTCATCATCAGATTAAAGCATTCATCTTCCTGCCTGGATAGCTGCTGCAGACCGTTAAAAACCTCATTCATGGTAGAGAAATTACTGGAATTTTTACGGGTAATGGAACTGAGGAGTTCGCTGAACATGGTACTGAAGAGCTTATAAAACCATCTCTCTCTTCTGGTCTTCAGGTATTTCCCCATTTGAGAGTCGCCGATGATGCCAGTCAGTACGGCGAGAACAAAATTGCGTGAAAAAATCTCCTGAATGTTAAAGTTTTTGATGAGATCTTCACGATTGTTCAGTTTGAAAGCCATCATACCTACCAGCTCGCTGGCTGAGGAGGCCTCGTCTACAAAACAGTACCCCGGGTCACCGCTATAGGCACTATCGGCTCCCAGATGATGATCAATCTCGATCTTTATAACATCTTCATTATTGAAGAGTTCATCTATCCAGGGGAAGACTTCTTTCATTTCCGGCTTGGGTGTGTCCATTATAAATACGGTGGAGATGCTGACAGGCAATTCCTCGGTATTCTGCAGGATATTTATGGCATTATAACGACAAATGTTGAGCAGATACTGGTAGTTTTCATTAATTTTGCCGGGAATCATCAGATAAGCCGGTTTTGAAAACTTGTTGATAAGAAGACTGATGGCAATCATGGAAGATATGCAGTCTTCATCCGGGTTTTGATGACCCATCACCAGAAAAGAATCGCGCTGGGCAATGGCATCCAGGATATTGTTAATGATTGTATTTCTTTCTTTAATTCTGCTTAATTTTGACTTGGTCAAAGCTCTCCCTCCTTGATCCATCCAGAGCCTTACTGTATCGCGTCCCGATTCCTTTGCCTGGTAGAGGGCTTTGTCGGCAAAGTCCTTCAGACCTTCAGGAGAGTTCCCATGATCGGGAAAACAGGCGATGCCAATGCTGGCTGTCACTGTTTTCAGTTCCCCTCCCAGATCTTTCAGCAGGTTAATGGTTCGGAGCTCCCGGTTCAGGAGGGCACAGAGTTCAAGGGCCTTCTCTCCCGGTGTATTCCGAAGAAGGAAAGTGAACTCATCCCCGCCGTAACGGGCCAGAATATCTTCTTTTCTAAATATTTTTCTATAAATGGCAATGACTTCCAGAAGAACTTTATCCCCCATTTCCTGGCCGTAGAGCTTGTTGAGAGTCCCAAAATGATCCAGATCAATCATGATCACTGAGAGTGTCTGCTTTAAAGTCCCGGCTTCTGACAGCTGCTCCTCCATGGATTCATCGAGAAACCTTCGGTTGTAAAGACCGGTAAAATCATCGGTGATGGCTCTTACCCGGGCCTGCTCGCCCCATGTGACCATTTCAGAGATAAAGGCTCCCGTATTTTTTAAACGGAAGGTGACGGTGTTCAGCATGTGATGCATGATCGAGATACCCGATACGGGGTTGGTCTTTATAAATTCATAAAAATTAGAGGCCTTCAAGCTGAGGACCGTGGTATCGCACTTCGGTATGCATGTGGCCGATCTTGCAGCGCTGTCGAATATGGACATCTCACCCAGAAAATTGCCTTCCTTAATTTCCGCAATTTCAATGATTTCACCGCTGGGAGTATTCACTAATATGGAAACTGAGCCAGACAGGACAATATACATGACCTCGCCTTTATCTCCTTCATTAAAGAGAACCTGGCCTTCACGGTAGGTTTCCTCAGTCATATGAGAGTAGAGAGCCATCAATTCTTCATGGGCCAGAGTTGAGAGTATTTTGATCGATCCCAGAACGTCCATTGTGGCTTGTGAATATTTGAGAGGAGGTTTTTTTTTCATTCTGTATCCTGATTGTCTTCGGGGAAAAGAATCAAATTCCCTCCCTGGGTTCTGCCCTTAAGAGGAAGCTCATGAGTGTTGAATACGAGGGTTTCCGGGTCCGATGCATGGTCGGGAAAGAGAGAAATTCCCACACTGGCGGTCAATTGAAACTTCACGCCCCCGATGACTTCGCTCACATCCAGTTGATTCAGGAAATCCCGTATCCCCAGACCTGCCTCATAGGCTTCTTTCCTGCTGGCTCCCATCAGCAGAACAGCCATAGCATTTCCCTTATACCGTACGGTTCTGCTGTCATCTCCAATGAAGTCTCTCAGCAGCCTGGCCATCATTTTAAGAACCAGATCACCGATTTCATGGCCGTAG carries:
- a CDS encoding MFS transporter encodes the protein MQDKLDAAPEKFETQNVIIVSLTHLIHDTFGAFLAPLLPLLIGKLGISIFQAGVLDIARKVPSLFNPLIGILADKIYVRYFIIIAPVVTTVIMSLLGLSPNYVVLLLLVFVSGIASAFFHVPSPALIKSLSHNQVGRGMSYYMLGGEFARTLGPLVILGAVSVWGLEGTYKLIPFGLLASVILFVRLRNITAEKRENKEEYSGIKETLIQLVPFFLSIAGMIFFRAAMKSALTIYLPTYLTSKGSSLWLAGISLSALQLSGAVGTYFAGILSDKIGRKNVLLYVAIVNPVLMWLLVTLQGVYLIPILIISGFFLFAPGPVLLALVHDIDTKHGSMINGIYMSLDFLFGSLMVLLVGYSADKLGMDLTYKLTAYVSLGSIPFILFLKSTKKTLTSQDR
- a CDS encoding diguanylate cyclase, with the translated sequence MKKKPPLKYSQATMDVLGSIKILSTLAHEELMALYSHMTEETYREGQVLFNEGDKGEVMYIVLSGSVSILVNTPSGEIIEIAEIKEGNFLGEMSIFDSAARSATCIPKCDTTVLSLKASNFYEFIKTNPVSGISIMHHMLNTVTFRLKNTGAFISEMVTWGEQARVRAITDDFTGLYNRRFLDESMEEQLSEAGTLKQTLSVIMIDLDHFGTLNKLYGQEMGDKVLLEVIAIYRKIFRKEDILARYGGDEFTFLLRNTPGEKALELCALLNRELRTINLLKDLGGELKTVTASIGIACFPDHGNSPEGLKDFADKALYQAKESGRDTVRLWMDQGGRALTKSKLSRIKERNTIINNILDAIAQRDSFLVMGHQNPDEDCISSMIAISLLINKFSKPAYLMIPGKINENYQYLLNICRYNAINILQNTEELPVSISTVFIMDTPKPEMKEVFPWIDELFNNEDVIKIEIDHHLGADSAYSGDPGYCFVDEASSASELVGMMAFKLNNREDLIKNFNIQEIFSRNFVLAVLTGIIGDSQMGKYLKTRRERWFYKLFSTMFSELLSSITRKNSSNFSTMNEVFNGLQQLSRQEDECFNLMMKQKVEISPKIGTVIIPRDVITRMRENFDHETIVTVARYTADSLAETSRLLSLVAYYDDKKDSDLIQLRIRRSQSYKDLDLRLILKKFGIENGGGHPGAIGFRFPQKQIPDLQHYVESLIPGIEELMDLAQG